A segment of the Paramisgurnus dabryanus chromosome 5, PD_genome_1.1, whole genome shotgun sequence genome:
CAGTCGTGAGTTCATGTCCGTGTGTCTCCCCCCATCTGCAGAAACCTGATGGTGCGGTCCATGGGTGTCCTTAAGTGAGGTAATCGTGCTAAAAGCTGCTGTACCTAATCCAGCATGATCCTCTTGAGAAGTTTGCATTAAATACTTAAAACAGAAGGAGCTATGATGTAGCAGATACTACGTGTGTCTTTATCACTGCGCAGCATCCACAGAGACCAAATGATCAACCTAGGTTTActtgttaacatttaaaaactgtgtaaaaaaataaagaagatGTCCATCTGAATGTGTATGACTGCAGAAATGTTTGTGAATAAGAAATGAAAACAAGTATCTGGAAATCTCGATAAGTGTAAGTGTGTAATGCTAATGGCAGTCTATGTAGCATGAATCAAGATAAGAGGAAAGACAAGAGATCATTTTACATCACGAGCGAGAGACTCACCTCTGGATTGTCTAATTTCAGGTCGTGTGGATTTAGTAGTGACATCATTTGTGCTGCACCACACTGCACCTGCCAGTGATGCTTCTCTACCTTCAGTCTCCTGATACAAAAGAAACTTCCAGTTAAAGACTAATAAAGATAATATGCAGTCCATCAAATACATACACTATTCCACATACAAACACCAGGGGCTTCAGACTAAAAcaatactaaaaaaaaatctcacacTTTTAATCACTTACAAcagtggtcaccaaccctgttcctggagatctgcCCTCCTACCTAAATTAGATCCAACCCTGCTTCAGCACACCTGCTTCTAATTTTAGGTAGCCGTGAAAAGCTTGATTATCagaatcaggtgtgtttgattggggttggaggtGAACTCTGCAGGAAAGTAGGGCTGCGTCCAAAACCGCCTGCTTCCATACTATATGGTCCTAGAGGGCCACTGTCCTACAGAGTTTAGtcccaaccctaattaaacacacctgaaaaatctaattcaagtcttcaggattacttggaaatgaaattcaggtgtgtttggttaggattgaaactaaactctgcaggacagtggccctccaggacccagggttccccactcctgatATGGTAGGTGAAAAGCAGTAGgtgaggcgagtagtatgtccgaattcataATATTCCTAAAACAgtaggcgaaaagtacccggatgacctactacttccggcaaGATCCAAAATTGGTCATTTGATGAACCCTTTACTAACCCGTAAGCTCCCGGGAGAGGAGTTATTCAACAAAGATGACGAATGGGTGTTGTTTTATTCGTAAATGTCTAAAAGCGGTAACGCagctctattcaaatgcaaatacattaaACAGCTGTCCCTTAAATTGGTTAAATTGCACTAGTTTAACGTTATCCCACTTAACGACTAACTTCTTTATATACCAACGTAGGTCACTTGATGTTTCAACATGGGAAATGTAGTACGTCTGTCCATTTGCCACAAAGAAAGTTACCCATGTTTTACTCTAATATAtaaaaggttattttaaaaaaatataagccCCACCCACAACTTCCTGTTTTAACAGGAAATACATCAACACAGAATATAAAAATTAACGATTATACAATTTACGGAAGCCAAGCTTCAGAAGAAAATTCAAGTTTGATGTATGCCCCCTAATGGGAAACAGTTTAGTCCTGAAGCTAGatgtcttcacgggtccacttagatctgaAAACCCGAGGTCCAAGACGAGACGGAGCGTGTTCAAGTCTAacgtgtgcctcggacacgagTCGAGTATAAATGAGCGGCaccgggtaatttaaaatgaatgtgtttttgccgaacAGACCATAGAAGACCCGAACTAACTCCCGTGTGTGCATCGagtccttttccaacccctcctctgtttgccaagagcgttTGTGgcattgtgtggctggcggtaggttaattttcacTGAGCCAGACCTGTCAAAAATGTGAAATGCCCATTTAAGCAGTTACCTTGTTGTCATGATCagataacaaataaaacataaatggaCCAATCGGGACAAATTGGTTGGGAGGCAActgggtttctttctgtctgactggtgcGTGAGGGGCTGCAGACTGCCCACACGTCAGTGCCATTTACATACGGGTCCCGTCAGTTCCACTGGTTCGAGTTGGACTcaggtctaattttctcgggtttgtctcagTTCGGGTCTTTGTATTTATGCACGCTGGGTTTGGGtaaaaagtgattcgggtcatttcaggtcgggtacatttcttcgGACCGGAGAAGACCTCTAGCTGGAGCCGTGAAACCAATCACACACAATACTGCTCAAATAACATCTGATCTGTGATCAGCAGAGAAAGCTAAGGAATGTTTTAAGTTACAACACAAAGGCAGCCGATATAGGAGCTCTATACTAAAGcaggttaaaaacacatctctGAACAAACACAGCAGCTGAGCCACAGCGTACAACCACAATCTAAGCATAGCGTCAGTTTACCTGAACAtcagatataaaaacacaacaaaaagcCAAAAGCTACATCACTACAGGGTGTAGGGACACAGACAGCTGCAAGTGAATCGTGTTTGGACTTAAACCTTTTGCGTGGACATACATGCAAATGCACTACATGGATCAATTTAAGACAGGTGAGGTGCGAACACTTGCATGTCTTCATTTTTAGGATGCAAAAGGTTTCCATCTGGTTCAAGGAAAACAAGGACTGCTAAATAACAAGAGACGGACACACATGAAACACACCCATGAGCGGTCACTTGGTGCGAGTTGTGCCCGGAGCAGATGCTGATATTCACGATTACTGCCCTTCACCCACCACTCTGAACTCATTTGCTCTAACACCACTTCACCAGAATCAGACATTTGAGGTTCATCATTATCAGTCCCGTACTCTACATCGATCTCCGTCGAGGGCCCGGTGGGCGACTTCACGCGTCGTACGGTCTTGCTGAGTAAATATTGTCCCCGTCCTGTATCTGAACGCGAACCAACACTGGCAAACTCTGAGGTCGTCCGGCTACGGAGCAAAGCTTCTCTCTTCGGTCTGTCGCCGTGTCCTTTGTGCGATGTGTGGGGCACACACAGAGCTCCAGAATAGGAACTACCATCAGCGTCCAGCTCCACTTCTTCCCTGTCCGAATAGTTGATGGTGTCTACCGTATCCGCGTAGTGAACCTTGGGTCTGACGCGCACCGACCCCTTACCTCCTGCCAAATCAGATTTGCGTCCTTTATTGGTGTGATCGGGGGAATAACGACGCCCCTGGCCCGACACAATCCGGCCCGTGGACGATCTAATGTGAGGTTCTGACTCTGTATTGTCTTCCTCTTCTGTGACCTCTGGGATGCTAAAGAGCTGCTTGTTGTGGAAAGCCTGGGGAGGGAGCTTTATAATCTTCTCCAAGATTTCTTCATCACTGTCTGTTTCCAAGACTTCAGACTGGGTGTTTTGGAGAGGAGTGATGGGGTGAGAGTAAGAGATACCAGTGCATATACGAGTGAGGTACAGGTGTGAAAGTTGAAAACAGAAggaaacaaaaaagaaacagaAGAAAATTAAAATGCAATAGAAAATATAAGAACAGAAAGAAAAGCAAAAGATAACACAGCATCTCTTGAGCAATGACCATCAaactcatctgtttaaatcatatTAAGCCTTatagttctgcataattaagggtgtggccacttgagtgacggttgaacagtCACTGCTGTCAATAGATTCGAGCTTggggggcgtggtttcagcaaccagtcatctcagcttcacccacgtcccgcctctttacccattttcagaTACCCGCGAGGAATGCGCAGTGACGTgcagccaagatggcgacggcaggcaccgcctactattggcttcaaaaacgatcttcagaaacctatgggtgacgtcacggacactacgtccatctttcTTTACAGTCTATGAACATGACACAACTTTAAACAATCCAATCAATTCTCGATTGGcgaattcaagtccagccctacCTTTTATTCATTTCAGAAGCTGTTTTACTTGGATTTACATCACCAAGGCGAAAATAAGACAAACTCTACTTTCGTTTTAGGGCGACTTTAACCAGCAGACGTCTTCGCATATCTATAAACAGTGCATCTAGTTTTGGATCTAACATCTTACCTATTGGCGTAGTCAATGTAGTAGAATAAAAACATTACGTAGCCAATTTCACTCCATCGGTGCTGGATACCTGTGGTTCTTTTAGCTACGGACCTCAACGATGAGCTTCTCCATAGGGTCCTCTCATTTCATGCAAGCATTTTTAATTTACATAGATTTAATTAGCAGTCAATGGTTCATTGTTTATCAGACGGACAAAAAACGCTCCGAAAGTGATCCCAATGTATCTGTGAGCTCTATTGTTTTCTTAAATTGAGAACGATattaaaaagtatatattatatagttaTCATTATCGTCTGTAGTACAAACAGCCCTTAACACAGAAGAAAACTATTTTATACTTGTCATACATCATCCTGTTAAAATGTATTATGTTGTAAAGTCTGTGAGATACAGTAGGACTATTGGCGTGCTAACCAAAACAAAAATTGAGCTCATGTGTACTGTACGTACTCTGCCTGTAGGACCTCTGTTTTGGACATCTGTGAGGGATTCAGAATACAAATCTTCTTCCTCTTCCTCCAGTATGTCAGACAGATCAGATCGACTGCTCTCTCCATGATAGTCTGGTGGAGGATCCATGAGACCTCCAGCATACACCTGATAACAAAAAGATAACCTCATGTAATTGATGTTAGCTGTGCTGCTAGACTTCTCATTCATTCAACTACAAAATCACAGACGTCTGCAAATTTGATGTCAAACGCAAAAATGACTGAAAGGACAAAGGCTTTCTGATCATTTTACTACTGACAGAGTCTAGGACACACAGAAAGTATGATTTCTTAAAACACCTCCAGCATTTATGTAGGATCTGTCAGaaactttggataaaagcacctgccaaatgcataaatgtaaatctggAACTACTCCACAACTTGTCCTCAGACCTGATTTAGAAACAGACCTTTATTCGAGGTTGTGGTACAGGCCGCAGGAACTCCTCAATGGACACCAGTCTGCTGTTCTCACCCTCCTCCTCGGTCTCTGACTCGAATGGTGATTGATTGGGAGGTCTCAGTGGGTGTGTATCCAAGACGTTGAGAGGGTCTTTACTGGGGATGTCGACATTGGAGTGGGTGGAACTGGATAATGGCGTGTGAAGTTTGGCACAAGGTTCCTCCAAGAAGTCAGAAAGGGAAGCGACAGGACGCTGGGCACCTGGGGTGTCTTTCTCTCTAATGGGGTTTAGCGCACTACTGCCCTGCACTGGAGCAAGGGGCACGGGCACAGGTGGTGGAACAGCCACAGGAGTGCATGGTGGTGGTAAAGCCATTGACACAGGCAGGGACGGAGGTGTTGTAAGGGTCACAGGCACCTTCACCTGTTGATAAATACACAGTGTGTATTAGATTACAGACATTAACTACACACAGAGACGCAGTAGCTGAAACAACCGCGATAAGACTCACCACTGAGTTATTATGAGAGGCAGATAGTGATGGAGGATCCTCTGCTGTCATGGCAACTGACGCTGGGTTTGCCCAGGCTTCTACACATGTTGCAGTGGGCAGAGTCACCTCACGAGCGGCCGCCGTGGATGTGTTGATGTAGACTCCTCTGACGGGACCGGTGGAGCATTCTTCTGGCATCGCAGGAATTTTGGCAGCAGAGAAAGACGTGGCACAGACAGCAGGCTCTGAGTTGGCACTGGTGTTAAGGAGACTGGAGTCCGCTGGCACAGACTGGCACTGAGGCAGTGAGCTACCAGACATAATAGCAGGCAGTTTGGCAGGAACGTTCACCGGCAACGAATCCATAGACTCACCGAACGCCGACATGGTTCGTACGGTTAGCTCGTGGGCTGCCTGTAACGTCTGAATCTGTGATGGACCAATCAGAGCACTGCCTGCTGTGGGTGATGACACCTCTAatacctgaaaaaaaaaagagtttgtAAGACTCAAAATCCAAGTccaaattgttctttttttaagaaTAAACAGACCTTCTTCTTGTCTGCATAGATACTGTAGCCAGTGACTCTGACACCGTTGGATGTCCCGGCAGCGTCGATGGTAACGGGCAGCCAGCTGATCTGAGCAATTCCTGGAGATGGACCGTGTTCCAGTTGAACATCCAGAGGAGCATCAGGAGGACCTAAACACGAAAGATTTAAAAATCAAACCATAGGACTTACAACAAAAACACTGAGATCTAAGCGTTTTTCTTTGTAATCTCTCATCACAATGTAATAACTTGTTTCATGTTGCAGCAGTTTACATCTCACCTTCAGTCAGTGTTGTGAAGGACGTCTCTGCAGTTTTGCGATCTCTGCATTCTGGTGGCAGCTCCAAGGCTGTGCGATGAGGCCTGGCCTCCACTTTAACACGGTAATGCAGATTGGGCGTGAGATTACTGAGGCACAATGAATAACATCCCGCTTTGACCAACTCACACTCTTCACCGTTCAAAGACACAATGTGCACATAGTTACTGTTGCTAGGCAGCCAGGTCAGGTTGGCCGAGGTAGCGGTAACGCGCTCGACGCGCAAATGCGTCGGAGCAACGCACACGTCCCGTCCGACGAGCATACTGCAGCGCAGCCGGTCCGAGTTTCCACGCTCTGTTAAGCTCTGTACCGAAATCCGATACGATTTCTGCGCCAAGTCTAACCTTTCCAGAACGGCCTTCATTTGGGTACCAAACGGCACGTTGATCCGCAACTCCTGGTCCACATAGACGTTATAGCTGTAGACAGAACCCCAGCCGGCCGGTATCACCGGAACCTCCCAACCGACAATGATGCTCTTGGCCAGCTGCTTGATCAGTGTCAGTCTGCGGGGGTAAGGCACGGTATCCACCCCGACTTCCTCTAAATCTAAATCCAAACCGTTGGTGAGGGGGGCGGCTGGGGACGAGGCAGAGGGCTTCGCTTTGGCATTGTCACCAGCGGCCGAGGCCGCCGTGGAGGTCTCCGTTCTCTCTGAAACGCTGTGAGCGAAGCGTAAGTGATGTTGGTGTAGTCTCTCGCTGCCACTGTGAAAGCTGCTTTCCTGAAAGGAATTATGGGATATATCGCCAGTCTGATGAGGGTGGCTGCTCATGAAGTCGTCGTCTGATACCCGCTCCACAAAGTTGGAGGGAAGGAGACCTCTCCTCCCATCCATTAGTTCCCCTATAGAGAACAGTACCCAAATGAAACGGCACAAGTAAGTGTAGTGATAGTAAATATGTGTTCTTAGTAGGGATGGGAATTGATAAGAATTTAACGATTCCGATTCCATTATCGATGTTGCTTATCAATCCGATTCCTTATCGATTCTCTTATCGATTCTCATTGGGTGAGGGAATAAGTAcaaatttgtatgtttgtattaACTCGCTTTAATATCTGTTCAGAAGACACAGAACAGAGTATACACACATTATGTCTAGCAACCTCATGAACAAACTTAAAAGTAGGTGAGCTACTTCTTAAAGTAAAGTCCAGGGACCTATAGTCtagggcagtgtttctcaaccagtaAATGTGATAGGACTAGGAATTAATAAAACAGAACTAGACTGACATAAAACCTGCAACTTTTGgtcatgcatgcatttgttattATCTTTTAAAGACATGATGCTGGACAAAATACAGCAAATAAACCTACCGAAATGCAGAGGCATCTACTGTTGCAAACGGATGCAAACCCTTTACCACAAACTTAGTCACTGCTCGGCAGAGGgggacactacttgagtattttagtttcattttccaagcatctgtgctttatcagagtgttgtcttggaaaaaaattactttactttactaacaaatgttcactacattctaaagcatagaatcatactgtgtatttatattgcatattaaaattgatttaatacataattacataaaaattgtgtacttttacttttcttgagtaaaagtactttttacttaagtaaaagtaaaaaacattactagatttttaatgtacttaaatattaaatataaaccaaaaacttgaaattatgaaatgtagtggagttacaattatgataatatttggaatgcatgttttcaaaaaaatacaaaaacactgataaaatacaaatacttgaaaatgtacttttaaatagaaatacttaagtagtgtccgcctctacTGCTCGGTGAAATGTGTTTATCCTCGCCTCGGTCATTTTATTCCTCCCTGCCTCTGTAAACGGAGTAGCTAGAGGTCCACGAAAGATACTTTCTGCAATCTCTCTGAGCCAGTGTGAGAGCCAGCCAGACTCTGGCCGTCAGCAATTTGATGGACAATGACACCGGATATTATCCGTATAGTAAAAGTTTACATAATGAAATGGCGCTCACATTAACATTAACACATTACCTTCTGCATTAATAACAGATGGCGTCCCGTTAGCTCCGCTGGTGCTTGACTCACTGGTGTTGTTGTGTATAGTGTATCAAACACGCGACAGTCCTGCAACGCGACCGTATTGTCTTATGTTTGCGTGAAATATAAGTTactgattcaactgtttcagtgtttcgcgaagcctcgctctgcccaccacAAAATATAACCAAACTTTGGATCGTTCTGCCTCTATGCAATGTTTGCTGCGTTCTAAACCAAAACAACACAGCGTGTGTGTGACGTCATTTGCAACGAGCGGAACCGATAAGCGGAATCGTTAAGCAGGCATGCTTACGGTTCAATGGAATCGATTCACTGGGAACCGGTTCTTAAGTAGAACCGGTTCTCGATTCCCATCCCTAGTTCttagtttgtcacaccacagaaaatgtgttattaaaggaacaatatgtaagaaatttatataattgaatcataaaatggccctgatatgtcactagacattaagaaatcattttcatttcaaatacttatgtcattgacaacagtggtccagccaggatattgtcatttaaaaagtggagttgcagccctcaactgatattatgttgtcattttgtgtattggccacaagttttgtgattgcagtaccagttttggccacaatcctacatactgttcctttaaccaccaagacaaatttaaatgataaaaaactTGCCAAGTAAGTTATACAAATTTGCAAAAAACAGGCAGAATTCTCATCTCTAAACCGCGGAGGCGTGTCCGCTGTCTGCACTGAAACCAGCACACTCAAGGAAAAGCCACTGTCTCTCTCAACTATCAAATACCACTACAACCTAAATGAATGCTAGCGCTTGGGTTagggggcggggccatgctcaGAGGCTCCAGTGCATCATCAAGCCACCAAACCGCCCCCCAAATAAATCCTGAACATAGAAATGTGAAAAAACTGTAACaccacaattcagtactacatagttcacAGTCTTTTTAATGTGTTTCAGTAATAcatgtttagaaacaattctctgaaatAAATATAACTTTTTAATATAACTATTAATTAGCTATGGGTAACAGGCTTATAAAGGTCAAAAATATGCAGGGATGTATGAataaatatcataaaaatccaAAACTATTGGTATCTATCAGTATTGTTAGATGTAATTCTAAGTCTCTAAATATCGGAATTAGCACAAAAATGTTGCAACGATGTATCTCTAGTAAAAATACATGCAAAATAATAACTAGAGTTTAAGAAGTAACTCTTTCACTgtcagcatttaaaaaaaagctgctagccagtgccagcatgttttataattttcacaaaagtttaatgccttccagaaaatattcttcttcaaatatataaacatacaatataaaaaaaacaaacaggcaatctgcttttaaacaaaaaacctttaccctatctttatttgttctcagttaaaacctctcaaatatgggtaggtttcttcaaaaatacaaaattttgagcaaaaagctgagataattgcatttttgtaaaggacttttgttagagatcagattcagagcgatgatcaaaacagaCACAGATTTTTCACTGTTTTTAAATCAGTggatgttttataagttgtgtaagagcaccacctagtggaaaACAGCgcaaatatggattgccgtaaaaactcgtcattggcggggaagcgttttctcttaattgacgagataactcaaaGTTTTGAGACAGCCACAGTTTAAACACCGCAGTGACTGAACACTCAAGATAATTCAGCGCTTATGAGCcaaaagacaaaaacatttctgtGTTGCTAAATCTGATAATTAAACAACTCTGATTTGAACTGAATCCTCAATGACAATCATCTGTGACTAATGTTTGCGTTTTACAAACGCTTCACTTTTGAGTGATCAACAAACTCACCCTCATAAAAGCCGTCATCGTCCATGTCTCCATACACATAGATGTATTCACCCGCTGTGAGAGGCAGCTCGACCTCAGGGTTATCATTAGGACCCTCATACGGATTGTAACTGCGTTCAGAACAACAAAAAACCCAAATATTATCGCATTCAGCAAAATCATTTCATttacacaaaggtaaaaaggcCTCCTTGCATGTATCTGGAGAAGGTCACATCAGTTAAAGTTTACCTGTAACGTGCGATGAAGACCTGGAGTTTAGCTGCTCCTTTACTGACTGAATACAGCGCTGGAGAAACATCAATATCCAAATCTTCAACCTCACTGGCAGTGTCCACCtgacacacaacacaacacaatcaTATAAACTAAACATCAGCAATAACCCAAATCATTTTCTGAATGCGATAAAAAGGTTAAAGACCACACAACAATAAGTCATCATGTAAATACAGTGATGTGATATTACAGTGAGTAAAAGTTATCGAGTCATGCAGGCTGTATTTATAGCTCCAGGCTAAAACCTTTTATGGATAATCACTTACAACTACTACAACCTTCGTAATCCAGCACAGCATCGGATTATCTCACTGCATATCAGCTTAAACAGCAGCACACGCCCCGGGTAACTACTGCAATCTGACCCGGGAACAGTTGCAACTTTAAAATAATCTTCATTTTAATAATCAGAGCAGAACTGGAAGACGATAAACGGATTACAGAAACTAAAACTGATCCAGTCTGCTATTCAAGCTGTTAAAACTGACCAGCTAAGAAATGATCCCAACATTTCACCCAAAACATAACAAACAGTCTGCTGTGTCACCTCATGTGTTGGGCTGGCCTTTCGGGGACTGGCGGGGCGAGAGCCAGCAGATTTGGGCGAGAGGTGGGTGTCTGATTTGGGTGGTGTCGGGCTGGACGTGGAGCCAGATTTGACGCTGACAGTGGGAAGCTCTCTGTGCTTGATGGTCGGCGAGCGCTCGGGGCGTGACAGCTCTGCTGCGTGTGGAGTCGAACCCGAACACAGCACTGCAGCCACATCTAACACAGGAGGACACGCGATGATATCACTGCATTGCACTGAATTAATCTTTATGACTTGACATATAAAAAAtccttttaaataaaagtactgCGGTCACActgaaagaaaaataataaatacagtaaatatatatatgtatacatacaGTAAATCATTTTTGGTTGGGTGTCTTGTAGGGTGTAAAGCTGTGTGCACACCGCCATTGACTTTGTCCTTGTGTGTcacccgtctctttcaatgaggtaGTCAGTAGGCAATCCTAATTCTGGTTGTAACAattataaacaaatgagtaattGTCCTTTCAGTAACTGATGAAAGACTGATGATGTAACTCCTATTGGGAGTCACTACCAAAAGTCATccctcatttgcataaagtttacttttttcaaattCATCGCATAGCCAGACAATTTCCTGTCGCTAAAGATCACTGagctttcatcaaaataaacaaGATGACCTCGCTTTGCCATTGCAAGTAGTAGCTGGCGGTGTGCACGCAGCTTAACTGTGAGTTAGTCTATAGTTATTACAAAAGGCTTTATATTCAACACATATATAATTGATGTGTCAGGGACTGATAAAAGACCAAAAATGGCACAGTGGATTAAAAAAACAAGctaataaaaatgcaaaaaccGTGCAGCATAAATGAAAAAGTGCATGCTATCAGTTTCCTGTCATAAACATGATGATAAAGCAGAAAAAAGGCTATGTTGGGAATGGGCTACCAGCGTGGTCTTTACTAGATGTACAGTACAAAAATAACACCGTTTGAAACAGTAGAAGAAACCATGATGACCTCAGGCTCTGAATGGCCTTTAATCATCAACCTTAGATTGTCCAACATTTATTTCACTTCTGTGCAGCATAAAGTCGAAGTAAACACAACTCTATCGCAGCATTTCTGCCCTTTCTATTGTTGGTTTTAGAGATCCAGTTATCTTCAGTTTTTACCTCAGCTCAATAATCATTAAGTTAAATCATTAAAGTTTCTTTCTTACAAGCTGGGTTTTCATCCCCTGACTTTATGCAcattttgaagtatcgcatcagaaacgagtgatggaaacgccaatttttgaataaaataaaagattttACGCTCAATTAAGGTGTTTTTATGCGAATAATGGGAGATAAAGATGCATTTAATAAATTCTGTCACAGTAAACATTCAAACCCATGAGACTGATCGTCTAGTTGTTTCCGCTTTATCATATACGGGGCTCAATGTCATCACAATGCCCTTGCTGttagtgcctgcatcaaaaatgctgcattccttcttctgtgcacagaattcagtttggcaattacaagctgcactaCTAGTAAAACTCTAACTTGCCCAATCGTTACTAAATGCTGTCCTGCCTCTATTTTCTAAGCGTggcttgttttatttactgttggttaccaGTATCACAATCAATGCTTTGAACAACTTAACGCACCCAATTcgcattttttttcttctttttggcaaattttgaaaagattcactagacgtttggatggaaacccatCTACTGTTAATTCCTCTTGTCACTTAATCATGTGAttcagtatttactatagtaacagTACAGGAGGTATAATAGTGTGCCATTCCAAACATATCCAAGCTGTACATCTGCAAAATAAAACAGCCAACCATTTTCTCACATAGCTGAGTGACATGCAATGCGCCACCAATTATTCATATAATAAAAACTTTACGTCACAATTGTCACTTTCAACACAAGACCATTTAGCAAATCAGAAAGTAGCTTGTATTGTGGTTCCACTGAATGTGTGATCGCCTCTGAACTGTCTATCATTTACTACATGGTGACATTACGTCATTCATGCATGTTCGGTATGTGACACTGTGAACATAGGCTGGAATGATAACCGAGAGTTAAAGTACCAGGCTCAGTGGCATCACAGAGGGCTTCATTACCCTCAAAACTCCAGAATGTGATGTCTTCCCATGAGGCTTTTGTGTCTGGAAAAGAGGATATAATGCAAACACAATCTACTGAAGAAGCTCCACCACAGAAAAGTGGCTCAAAAAGAGCCGTTTACATGACAATTTCAACTGTAAACTGGGAAAGTTTGGCTTTTGGGGTCCTGAAAACACATCCTTTTGATAGTGGAAATCTCTTACACACTCC
Coding sequences within it:
- the tspoap1 gene encoding RIMS-binding protein 2, with protein sequence MHDLCTRPDPPEPPQNGSPTSDTGLVMSNGEPESPAGPGHPDRENPPERLQAANVTNLGSYTTNGNGSMTVPTMLLGKRHHSLYEGLNGCESRDAGKSSRDSGFLVRQNSELLRALEEMEKTCSNLREENKVLRKSSSPETEEKVKRLRKKNTELAIIAKRLEERAYKLQEANLKVVNSPMPIKAGAVEQYKRAFARQRARDLAEHADALLCKDKQIATLQHECRQLEAQLQPGKGPVVVSDFERLLKESQKEVLRLQRQLSVASVTRDQSSTTGETPPETQDRQVEVGFETPVTVVDEAPVKGEETLCEGEESEEQLKPKQTTSPNHQEEQTTEDHLQSLERELSGKRKECEVLEHEVKKRRKRCLDLENQLQAERSRNELLVDEAEVLRKKTYLLEQTRAENEELKERLCVLNAQHSSVLEENQRLRAKLENLEQVLKHMREVAERRQQLELEHEQALAILKFKQDEIKRLQRAQLFAKREHEGVVQMLEDLVQLVLHRELAKVRDLEDKCRLQTQQFGLLSQELDKFRVQASKIDLSGSGLLSDSRLTQLTNGLDFPDTKASWEDITFWSFEGNEALCDATEPDVAAVLCSGSTPHAAELSRPERSPTIKHRELPTVSVKSGSTSSPTPPKSDTHLSPKSAGSRPASPRKASPTHEVDTASEVEDLDIDVSPALYSVSKGAAKLQVFIARYSYNPYEGPNDNPEVELPLTAGEYIYVYGDMDDDGFYEGELMDGRRGLLPSNFVERVSDDDFMSSHPHQTGDISHNSFQESSFHSGSERLHQHHLRFAHSVSERTETSTAASAAGDNAKAKPSASSPAAPLTNGLDLDLEEVGVDTVPYPRRLTLIKQLAKSIIVGWEVPVIPAGWGSVYSYNVYVDQELRINVPFGTQMKAVLERLDLAQKSYRISVQSLTERGNSDRLRCSMLVGRDVCVAPTHLRVERVTATSANLTWLPSNSNYVHIVSLNGEECELVKAGCYSLCLSNLTPNLHYRVKVEARPHRTALELPPECRDRKTAETSFTTLTEGPPDAPLDVQLEHGPSPGIAQISWLPVTIDAAGTSNGVRVTGYSIYADKKKVLEVSSPTAGSALIGPSQIQTLQAAHELTVRTMSAFGESMDSLPVNVPAKLPAIMSGSSLPQCQSVPADSSLLNTSANSEPAVCATSFSAAKIPAMPEECSTGPVRGVYINTSTAAAREVTLPTATCVEAWANPASVAMTAEDPPSLSASHNNSVVKVPVTLTTPPSLPVSMALPPPCTPVAVPPPVPVPLAPVQGSSALNPIREKDTPGAQRPVASLSDFLEEPCAKLHTPLSSSTHSNVDIPSKDPLNVLDTHPLRPPNQSPFESETEEEGENSRLVSIEEFLRPVPQPRIKVYAGGLMDPPPDYHGESSRSDLSDILEEEEEDLYSESLTDVQNRGPTGRSEVLETDSDEEILEKIIKLPPQAFHNKQLFSIPEVTEEEDNTESEPHIRSSTGRIVSGQGRRYSPDHTNKGRKSDLAGGKGSVRVRPKVHYADTVDTINYSDREEVELDADGSSYSGALCVPHTSHKGHGDRPKREALLRSRTTSEFASVGSRSDTGRGQYLLSKTVRRVKSPTGPSTEIDVEYGTDNDEPQMSDSGEVVLEQMSSEWWVKGSNREYQHLLRAQLAPSDRSWETEGREASLAGAVWCSTNDVTTKSTRPEIRQSRESRAAREDEVRIFVALFPYDPAVMSPNPDAAEEELPFKEGQIIKVYGDKDADGFFRGEAGGRHGYVPCNMVSEIQVEDEETRDQLLLQGFLSTETSMEKIDAHLHAQTPRRLAPPPKPRRSKKVESAAVWENTSVIDSSSQDLSHSAGPMGSSRPRRMVAIFDYDPRESSPNADIEAELTFSVGDIIYVFGDMDDDGFYYGDLNGQKGLVPSNFLQVFPETENEALRSEHTSAESRRDSQVSQTESSEAPDPVSPCQSDPAPSEPNPHPDSEPNPNSSPPVTPASPENAQPEKKKKSFFSKGKKLFRKLGSGKKE